The genomic DNA CTCTATAACGTTGATCCCTGTGGTCTCGATTGGACCGATCGCCGCTTACTCAGTGTCATGATTGAACACTTCAATGGTGGCCCTGTGGGGTTAGATACCATGGCCGCTGCGACTGGGGAAGACTCGCAAACTATTGAAGAAGTCTACGAGCCTTATTTGTTGCAGATCGGCTACCTCAATCGCACCTCTCGCGGGCGCATTGCTACGACTGCTGCCTGGAAGCATCTAGGCTATACTCCTCCAGAGAGCCAACTTCCCCTACTATCCTAAGTTTTTATATTTTCCAAGGAGAAAGCATGTTGAACTTTGTCAAGAGAGCTAAGAACTTAGTTCCTAGTTCATCTCCAGTACCTCCTAGCCAAAATTTAGTCAGTAATTTATTGCCTGAAGCAGAAGTCAAGAGTTTTTCAAAAATCAATCGAGAACTGATCGCCAATAATTATTTGGCTGGAACAGGCATTGAAATTGGGGCCCTACATCAGCCACTACCTGTGTCGAGTGCGGCTCAAGTCAAATATGTAGACAGAATGTCTGTTGCAGATTTGCGAACTCATTACCCAGAGCTGAATTCACTACCACTAGTTGAGGTAGACATTATCGACAATGGGGAGGCTCTCACTACCATTGCAGAATCCACTCAAGATTTTGTCATTGCCAATCACTTTATTGAACATTGTCAGAATCCGATCGCATCCTTGAGTAGCATGTTGCGGGTGCTGAAAGTTGGTGGAGTTCTATACCTTGCTATTCCAGACAAGCGTTATACGTTCGATCGCGATCGCTCAGTGACTCCAGTTGAACACATTTTGAGAGATTACGAAGAAGGGCCAGAATGGTCTAGGAGACAGCACTTTGAGGAGTGGATTCGTATTGTTAACAAGATAGAAGACGATGTAGAAGCCCACGTCAATCACTTGATGACA from Trichocoleus desertorum ATA4-8-CV12 includes the following:
- a CDS encoding methyltransferase domain-containing protein; the encoded protein is MLNFVKRAKNLVPSSSPVPPSQNLVSNLLPEAEVKSFSKINRELIANNYLAGTGIEIGALHQPLPVSSAAQVKYVDRMSVADLRTHYPELNSLPLVEVDIIDNGEALTTIAESTQDFVIANHFIEHCQNPIASLSSMLRVLKVGGVLYLAIPDKRYTFDRDRSVTPVEHILRDYEEGPEWSRRQHFEEWIRIVNKIEDDVEAHVNHLMTIDYSIHYHVWTQTEFLELLLAVKKTLSVEFEIELFCKNVDEMIVIMRKGAA